Genomic segment of Drosophila takahashii strain IR98-3 E-12201 chromosome X, DtakHiC1v2, whole genome shotgun sequence:
GCGACCGCATTCGAGATCGGCGGCAGGGGAAGGACAACGTCGATAAGATGATCGAAATCCAGTGATATTTGTCTTATATCGATTCTGTGCGCGAACAGAATGTACTGGGTTGGTCCTTCGGAACATGTGTGCCCATCTTCCTTCAGTTGAACTCCAACCGTGCAGGCGCAGGTGTAACTAGTGGGATTCAGAAGACACAGGTGCGAGCATCCGCCATTTAGTTTATCGCAGGCATTGAAAATGCGCCTTCGGGTGCGATGGAAGACCCGGATGTCCATGAGATCTGTACTATTGGCGATAATCACGTTGGTTTCCTTGCCAGTCAGCTTGTTGGCACTCATCACCGACTTGGTGTCCCAGTCGGTCCAAAACACGCGTCCCTCGTTGACATCCAAGCCAAAAGGATGGCCAAGTCCATCTGTTTCGGATTCGGGATTAAtgttatttcggttttttttcggGTTGGATATTAGAATACTTACTCAGGATTACTTGTCGGCCGCTGCCATCAAAGTTCATGTTCTCCAAGGTCTTTGTGCCACCATCAACAAAGTAGATTTTACTCTTCTCGTAATCAATCGCCAGTCCATTGGGATATTTAAGCCGCTTCGATGATATAGTAATGCGATCATGTCCATCCATATTGGCACGTTCGATCATAGGCTCATCACCCCAATCCGACCAAAACATGAGGCCAtctaatcaagaacgaaatgTGAAAGTTAGTTAGTGAATGGATTGGTATAAGATGATATTATGATAACTAACCAATCGGGTTCACGACGATATCCCTTGGCTTGTATAGCTTCTCCCATATGAGCAAGGTGCGCATCTTGCCATTTGTGGTGGCCACTTCGATTCGATTTGTGGACGGGTCGGTCCAATAGAGCTTATCGGTTATCCAATCCAAAGCCAAGCCGACGGGAGAGACCAAATTCGAGTGCACGACCCTCTGTTGATAGCTCCCGTTGAGATGAGCCTTGTTAATGGTGCTGCGCTCCACATCGGTCCAATAGATGAAGTCCGTATCGCTGCACCAATCCAGAGCGACGGCATGCTTCAGGTTGTCCAGCGGCACAATCATATCGACCTCGTTGGGATCCGCTTGATTGTTCTTCAGGTGCCTCAGTCGGATATCCTTTCGTCGCGCCACCAGTACCAGTTTATCCGCGGTACTCTTACAGGTCTTACCGTCCTCCTTCAGGGAAAGTCCAATGGGGCAGCCGCATCGACGGGACGTCTTGTTGGGCAAGCACAAATGCGAACAGCCGCCACGCAGACCTCGTCGATCCTTCTGACAGCGATCGGCATACTCGGGCTGTCGCGCCGGATGATAGGCATGGATGTCCATGGGAAAGTGGAAGTTCTCGTGGACCGCCCGGAACTCCTTGCCCGTTATCTTGTCGGCCGCCGATACGGTCTTCGTGTTCCAGTCCGTCCAGTACATGGTGTCCTCGAAGAGGGTCAGAGCGAACGGATGGGGCAGGTGAGTGCTGAGGATCTTGTTGCGATCGCTGCCATCCAAATTGGAACATTCGATGGCATGCTGCTTGGCGTCCGCCCAGTACAACTTGCTGTTGGGAAAGTCTATGGCCAGACCGTTTGGCCAGGTAACGCCCTTTGATATGATTACTTTTCGTTGTGTTCCGTCCATAAAAGCACGCTCGATCTTCGGATTCGGTCCCCAGTCACTCCAGAAGGCCAGCGCTTCGCCGGGATGGACCACAATGGCGCGTGGTTTGTCCAAATCATAGGAGGCGATGACGGTGCGCAGGTTGCCCTGGAAATTGGACACCTCGACGCGTCGGGTGCCCGAATCGGTCCAGAACAGCAGATCGTGTATCCAGTCCACAGCAATGCCGCCCGGCGACTCCAGACCCCATTTGATGACGTCCCGCACTCGCGTGCCGTTCATATAGACCATCTTAATGACATCGGTCGAGACATCCGACCAGAACATCAGTCCCTTGCGATGATGGAAGTCCAAGGCGATCGCATTGTGCAGTCCCTTGACGATCGCCGTGTATCGGTTGTTGCTGAGCGTCACCCGCCGGATGTCCCAGCGATTGGCCACCAGCAGGGTCATTGCGCCACCCAGCGCCTTGCAGGATCTCAGATCTGGACGAAGTATGTAGCCCGTTTCGCAGGAGCACTTAAAGGAACCCAGGGTATTGTGGCACTTTTGCGAACATACGGGACTGGTCAGGTACTGGCATTCATCTATATCCGTGCAGCTAATCAATTAAGgcattattttaatatcagTTAGGTCTATCTAAGATGTCTAGGTGACAGATATACTCACTTGACTTTGTTCTTGTCCATGACATAGCCCAGTCGACAGGCACACTCATCCAACCCCGCTTTGGTCTCGATGCAGAGTTGCTCACACGGACTGGGCTCCAGGCACTTTCGCTCCTTGGGGCAGTCCGCCTCGTCCTCGCCAGCGGGACATTCGTTGTGGCCATCGCAAATGTGCTTCTGATGAACACAGATTCTGAAAAGCACCAAAAAGATCATTAAACGtgtcaaaaaacaataaagaaaaaaaaaagaaaaataagtaaaaaaataaaaaaaaaagagaaaaagaaaaaaaaaagtatcaaTTGCTAAAAAGTTTTCTAAAAAGAATGAAGAGACGAACTTTTTGACCTAAGAATACTCACTTGAGATTAGttatgttttgtttggttGGGCATAAAAACTGTCCCAGGTCGCATTGTAGATGGCATTCGACCTCATCCTCGCCCGAAGTGCAGTCTGGATATCCGTCGCAAAGCCAAGTTTTCTGTTTGTGCGTTCCAACAAAAAGATAGGAAGTTTAAAATAGATTAAGAATAAAACTTAAGCAAGGATCGTACCAAGATGCAACGTCCATTGTTGCAGGTGAACTCGTCGGAACCGCAGGTCAACGGATGCTCCGCACCCAGACTTCCGCACTCGTTCTCGTCCTCGCCGCCGTCGCAGTCCTGCTCCTTGTCGCACTTCCAGCGCTTCGGGATGCAGGTGCCATCGGCACACTTGTACTCGTTGGAGGTGCAGAGCGACGGCTTCTGGGGGCAGTTCTCCTCGTCGCTCCAATCGCCGCAATCGTTGTCCCCATCGCAGCGGAAGCGATTGAGGATGCACTGACCACTGGGCCCACCGGCACCGCCCAGTCCCCCGCGACACTTGAACTCGCCCTCCGGACAGCTGTTAATCACCGCCGCGCACTTCAGCTCATCGGAGTTATCGTTGCAATCGTGCTCCCCGTCACAACGGAAGGCCAACGAGATGCAGTAGCCATCGTTGCAGGTGAAATGCTCCTCCGTGCAGCTGGTGCGATTGCAATGGGTCTCATCGGAGAAGTCCTTGCAATCGTTCTCGCCATCGCAGAGCCACGTCCGTGGAATGCAGAAGCCATTCAGACACTCGAACTGATCCTCGGTACAGTTCGTACGAGCTCCGCAATGCGTCTCGTCCGAATAATCACCGCAATCGTCGTCACCGTCGCATAGCCAATACTTGCTGATGCATCGGAAAGTGCGCGGGCACATCACATGCAACCCTGTCTTCTCGCAATCCCTCTGCAAATTGGGCATCGCGGCTTCCCCATCCCCATCGCCATCCGTTTGGCAATTCTCGTCGGATTCCTGCGAGTTCTGGCAATTGGTGTACGACGTCTCGCCCGGTTGACTGGGATCATCCTGCACCAGGACGGCCAGATTGACGCGGAAGGGCTTCTGTTTGTGGTTGGCTCCGCCAATGAATCCATCCCGCCCGCGGGAACTGATTCGATCAGCCTCCCGCAGGCCTCCGCCAACCTCGGTTCGACCCCTTTGGGCACCGATATTACGAAATTTGGGAGtgtcaccaccaccaccacccggTGCTCGTGCCTTCGACGGTACAGGCGATTCCATCGTATGCAATCGACCCTCGCCACTGTAGTGCACCTCCTGACTATCCCTATCCtcgttgttgttattattatgctGATAGGGCGGATAATTGGAGACGGGCAGGAGCTTCTCGCCGAATTTGCTCAGCTCCTCCGATAGTTGGTCCTCCCGCGACTCGTTACCCGTCTCTAAATGCCCGATCTGCCTGGCATCGGAGTGCAGCTGCTTGTGCTTATTCCAGTCCCAACGACCCAGTGCGTTTGTCGGGTGGATTCCATAGTGGGGCGCGTTACGTTTGACAGCGAATTTCGTCAAGTCGCCTAGACCGAAACCTAGTCGAAATCAAAATACTTTGGTTAGTTCTTTTGAAGCGAtgctaaaaaaattatagctttgaaaaataagtaaaataatagTCTAGACTACTCTAAAAGGGTCTCCCCAAAAAACGGGATGTTGAAAAAAACACCCAAAACCAattgacataaaaaaaaaataataataattatacatattttgaaatttcatATACAAGTAGATATTCCAAATACTAAGGCCtccacaaaaatgtttttaataaaaagtattctttaaaaaaattcagcatttaaaataataatagagttgttcttgtttaaaatatgaataggaacatttgaaaactaaaaacaaaatcccTTATAAGATAATGGCTTTAAAAGTGGGTTGGGTTAGCTTGCAA
This window contains:
- the Lrp4 gene encoding low-density lipoprotein receptor-related protein 4 isoform X1, giving the protein MYLTAFPFWPLVCFVWLCFGLGDLTKFAVKRNAPHYGIHPTNALGRWDWNKHKQLHSDARQIGHLETGNESREDQLSEELSKFGEKLLPVSNYPPYQHNNNNNEDRDSQEVHYSGEGRLHTMESPVPSKARAPGGGGGDTPKFRNIGAQRGRTEVGGGLREADRISSRGRDGFIGGANHKQKPFRVNLAVLVQDDPSQPGETSYTNCQNSQESDENCQTDGDGDGEAAMPNLQRDCEKTGLHVMCPRTFRCISKYWLCDGDDDCGDYSDETHCGARTNCTEDQFECLNGFCIPRTWLCDGENDCKDFSDETHCNRTSCTEEHFTCNDGYCISLAFRCDGEHDCNDNSDELKCAAVINSCPEGEFKCRGGLGGAGGPSGQCILNRFRCDGDNDCGDWSDEENCPQKPSLCTSNEYKCADGTCIPKRWKCDKEQDCDGGEDENECGSLGAEHPLTCGSDEFTCNNGRCILKTWLCDGYPDCTSGEDEVECHLQCDLGQFLCPTKQNITNLKICVHQKHICDGHNECPAGEDEADCPKERKCLEPSPCEQLCIETKAGLDECACRLGYVMDKNKVNCTDIDECQYLTSPVCSQKCHNTLGSFKCSCETGYILRPDLRSCKALGGAMTLLVANRWDIRRVTLSNNRYTAIVKGLHNAIALDFHHRKGLMFWSDVSTDVIKMVYMNGTRVRDVIKWGLESPGGIAVDWIHDLLFWTDSGTRRVEVSNFQGNLRTVIASYDLDKPRAIVVHPGEALAFWSDWGPNPKIERAFMDGTQRKVIISKGVTWPNGLAIDFPNSKLYWADAKQHAIECSNLDGSDRNKILSTHLPHPFALTLFEDTMYWTDWNTKTVSAADKITGKEFRAVHENFHFPMDIHAYHPARQPEYADRCQKDRRGLRGGCSHLCLPNKTSRRCGCPIGLSLKEDGKTCKSTADKLVLVARRKDIRLRHLKNNQADPNEVDMIVPLDNLKHAVALDWCSDTDFIYWTDVERSTINKAHLNGSYQQRVVHSNLVSPVGLALDWITDKLYWTDPSTNRIEVATTNGKMRTLLIWEKLYKPRDIVVNPIDGLMFWSDWGDEPMIERANMDGHDRITISSKRLKYPNGLAIDYEKSKIYFVDGGTKTLENMNFDGSGRQVILNGLGHPFGLDVNEGRVFWTDWDTKSVMSANKLTGKETNVIIANSTDLMDIRVFHRTRRRIFNACDKLNGGCSHLCLLNPTSYTCACTVGVQLKEDGHTCSEGPTQYILFAHRIDIRQISLDFDHLIDVVLPLPPISNAVALDVDRKTGNIFWSDTIENVIMSSSPDGLHVHKVVGDSLENPDGLVVDSIGRTIYWADAGRHTIEVASLDGSNRHVIAYKDLESPRGLALDYDAGLLFWTDWGHYRKIERSHLDGNERSRIVTANLGWPNGLSLDLKSKRIYWVDARLKTIDSCDYTGNQRKLIMSSLHHPYALALSEDNIYWTDWKSKALHMTERRNISAKRDIITNIDGLMDIKVIYQDQPLTDNVCGSNNGNCSHLCLRNPSGFSCQCPIGLRLRQNSTTQCQNLPEDYLLIALRSGIGMISLNSGDFMDVVLPINGVHGAVVLDYHYRKNLLFFADVNLDVIRRVNLLNFTESKVIVGTEVLTPNGIAVDWIADNLYWSDTDRKLIEVSRLDGSSRKRIVEDNLGDPRSLIVHPKKAYLFWSDWSSPAKIERSYLDGSNRTVLITSGIGFPTGLTIDFTNRRLLWADALEDNIGQVDFNGKRRQTIVPYAPHPFGLTMFDSSIFWTDWYNKSVYRSQRLPRSGYGNAFEVRDALSGALDIRAVSLNRQPKSWNHCAQDNGGCSHLCLYRYVDYVCACPDIVDPKDAACSTKPKVLVHANLENDQLLEYSDESTDDSTPPDLLGESSNHGDDSHTKKSDQEREFFVLVALGVVIVMVVIIILVIFMLAFNTSKKKNKRNSRGSSRSVLTFSNPNYNVDGTPMEPKTNIWKRFKYDKSHQERAGVYEERSLTTETASSSLFVPTPSPMASPSTKTIQLTTLSTIT
- the Lrp4 gene encoding low-density lipoprotein receptor-related protein 4 isoform X2, with protein sequence MYLTAFPFWPLVCFVWLCFGLGDLTKFAVKRNAPHYGIHPTNALGRWDWNKHKQLHSDARQIGHLETGNESREDQLSEELSKFGEKLLPVSNYPPYQHNNNNNEDRDSQEVHYSGEGRLHTMESPVPSKARAPGGGGGDTPKFRNIGAQRGRTEVGGGLREADRISSRGRDGFIGGANHKQKPFRVNLAVLVQDDPSQPGETSYTNCQNSQESDENCQTDGDGDGEAAMPNLQRDCEKTGLHVMCPRTFRCISKYWLCDGDDDCGDYSDETHCGARTNCTEDQFECLNGFCIPRTWLCDGENDCKDFSDETHCNRTSCTEEHFTCNDGYCISLAFRCDGEHDCNDNSDELKCAAVINSCPEGEFKCRGGLGGAGGPSGQCILNRFRCDGDNDCGDWSDEENCPQKPSLCTSNEYKCADGTCIPKRWKCDKEQDCDGGEDENECGSLGAEHPLTCGSDEFTCNNGRCILKTWLCDGYPDCTSGEDEVECHLQCDLGQFLCPTKQNITNLKICVHQKHICDGHNECPAGEDEADCPKERKCLEPSPCEQLCIETKAGLDECACRLGYVMDKNKVNCTDIDECQYLTSPVCSQKCHNTLGSFKCSCETGYILRPDLRSCKALGGAMTLLVANRWDIRRVTLSNNRYTAIVKGLHNAIALDFHHRKGLMFWSDVSTDVIKMVYMNGTRVRDVIKWGLESPGGIAVDWIHDLLFWTDSGTRRVEVSNFQGNLRTVIASYDLDKPRAIVVHPGEALAFWSDWGPNPKIERAFMDGTQRKVIISKGVTWPNGLAIDFPNSKLYWADAKQHAIECSNLDGSDRNKILSTHLPHPFALTLFEDTMYWTDWNTKTVSAADKITGKEFRAVHENFHFPMDIHAYHPARQPEYADRCQKDRRGLRGGCSHLCLPNKTSRRCGCPIGLSLKEDGKTCKSTADKLVLVARRKDIRLRHLKNNQADPNEVDMIVPLDNLKHAVALDWCSDTDFIYWTDVERSTINKAHLNGSYQQRVVHSNLVSPVGLALDWITDKLYWTDPSTNRIEVATTNGKMRTLLIWEKLYKPRDIVVNPIDGLMFWSDWGDEPMIERANMDGHDRITISSKRLKYPNGLAIDYEKSKIYFVDGGTKTLENMNFDGSGRQVILNGLGHPFGLDVNEGRVFWTDWDTKSVMSANKLTGKETNVIIANSTDLMDIRVFHRTRRRIFNACDKLNGGCSHLCLLNPTSYTCACTVGVQLKEDGHTCSEGPTQYILFAHRIDIRQISLDFDHLIDVVLPLPPISNAVALDVDRKTGNIFWSDTIENVIMSSSPDGLHVHKVVGDSLENPDGLVVDSIGRTIYWADAGRHTIEVASLDGSNRHVIAYKDLESPRGLALDYDAGLLFWTDWGHYRKIERSHLDGNERSRIVTANLGWPNGLSLDLKSKRIYWVDARLKTIDSCDYTGNQRKLIMSSLHHPYALALSEDNIYWTDWKSKALHMTERRNISAKRDIITNIDGLMDIKVIYQDQPLTDNVCGSNNGNCSHLCLRNPSGFSCQCPIGLRLRQNSTTQCQNLPEDYLLIALRSGIGMISLNSGDFMDVVLPINGVHGAVVLDYHYRKNLLFFADVNLDVIRRVNLLNFTESKVIVGTEVLTPNGIAVDWIADNLYWSDTDRKLIEVSRLDGSSRKRIVEDNLGDPRSLIVHPKKAYLFWSDWSSPAKIERSYLDGSNRTVLITSGIGFPTGLTIDFTNRRLLWADALEDNIGQVDFNGKRRQTIVPYAPHPFGLTMFDSSIFWTDWYNKSVYRSQRLPRSGYGNAFEVRDALSGALDIRAVSLNRQPKSWNHCAQDNGGCSHLCLYRYVDYVCACPDIVDPKDAACSTKPKVLVHANLENDQLLEYSDESTDDSTPPDLLGESSNHGDDSHTKKSDQEREFFVLVALGVVIVMVVIIILVIFMLAFNTSKKKNKRNSRGSSRSVLTFSNPNYNVDGTPMEPKTNIWKRFKYDKSHERAGVYEERSLTTETASSSLFVPTPSPMASPSTKTIQLTTLSTIT